The Sphingobacterium lactis sequence TGGCTTGAACCAACTGACCGGGAATGATGTCTGGCAGGAAGTATTGGCATTGGTAAGGAAGAAAATCATTAAGAAATAGGAATGGACGCAATTAAAGGAGATTGGGTAGGCTATCAGACTGTATTTTACCACGAAAAGACCGGAAAATACAGCCAGGACATCAATGAGGTCATTGATTACAACAACCTGGAAATAGATCCTGCCGGCCTTTCCGCTTATTTGGATTATGGTTATTCCGTATTCGGCCATACGCCGGTTAAATACGTCAGGTACCTCTTGCCCCATGAAACACTGGAAATTATCGATGGTAAGGTCCGCACCACAATGGGCAAGGATCGGACCCTGGATCTGTTGGGGAAAACAAGCCATGAAGATGATGTGCTCGGCAAGATCGAAAATGCGGTCAATACATGGGCAGCGGGTTTCCAGGAAGACATCCTCATCCCAACCAGCGGAGGGTTTGATTCCCGGTTGATGAATGTCTTGATCAACGATAAATCCAGGATCCATGCCTATACCTATGGCACGTCCCTAAATCAGGGCGAATCCAGAGAATCGGTGTATGCGAATTTGCTATCCCAACGTTTGGGCACGCAATGGAGCCGTATTCCCTTGGGTACCTTCAATGTCTATATGGACGATTGGTATACCCAATTTGGCCCGGCAGTGGCTGCATCTGGAACCTATCACATGGAATTCTACCACAAGATCAAAGAGAAAGAGGGCGGGAATCCTATGCAGCTCCTGAGCGGTATCATTGGTGATGCCTGGGCGGGTGCCGTCAAAGTTCCCATGGTCCATAACCCGAAAGAATACCGTACGCTGGGGTATACTCACGGCATGAGTGCCGACTCCAAACGGGCCACAGGTGTAGATTATACCTCTTTGATCGAACCGATATTCGATCGCCAAAAGGAACATCTCGCCTCTCCGGAGTACCGCATCATTACCGCGATGCGAACTAAAATGATGATGTTGCAGTATTTGATTTCCGTACCGGCACGCATTGCCTATCCAGGATACTCCCCTTTTATCGACGAGGACATCGCGATCGCTATGCTCAACCTCCCAGTCGAGCGAAAAGAAAATCGAGCCTGGCAGCAGGATTTCTTCCGCAAGCACAATCTCCTTTTTGAAGAAGAGAAGCATAAATATACCTATCAGAATAGCCTGAACTATTATGCACTGTTGCATGAGCGTCTAGAGTCTCTATCTGTCGATCTGTTGCGCGAGCACATCCAGCCCGACTATCTGCATTGGATCAACCAGAAGATCATGCACATCGGCACGAAGGAACGGATATTCCAGACGCTAATGCATACGCCTAAGGTGAAGGGTGTGCTGAAGCTTTTGGGTGCGAAGAATGAATTACTTGAGGCCTATTTTGCGTATATTACGATAAAACCAATCGAAACGCTGTTAAAGAAACGTCATGTCGGAATCCACCAAGCATAAGTTTATTTTTGTTGGCGATGTCGTGCTGCAGAGCCAGCCCCATTTCGATGCGGGCATGCAGGCATTGATGGCAGCCGCGCAGATCCGGGGGTGCAACTTTGAAGCACCGTTACAGGGATTGGGTCAACCGATCCGTAAAACCGGCCCGCACGTTGCGCAACGTCCTGAAGCTCCACTGTGGCTGAAGGAACTCGGATTCAACCTCTATAACTTAGCGAACAACCATATCTTTGACTATGGTGCGGACGCAATGTATAAAACCGAAGAGGCGATCGGCATTGAGCATGTCATAGGCATCAGCAACGATGATGCAGCCTATGGCATGACGCTAAAACACTTGGACGGTGTCAAATATGGTTTCCTGGCCTACGGCGAAAATGGATATGGCGCTCTGAACGGTGACCGGATGGACGGACATGCGTGGGTCAATGCCCCACAGGTAAACCAGCAGATCAATAATTATAGCAAAGAAGCGGATATCCTGATCGTACAGGTCCATGCCGGTGTGGAACTCCTCAATGTTCCGATTCCGGAATGGAGACAACGCTATCGGGAACTCATCGACCAAGGTGCCGATATGGTTATTGCACACCATCCCCATATCGTTCAGGGTGTGGAGGAATATAAAGGAAAACCGATATTTTACAGCTTGGGGAATTTCTATTTCGACTATCCCTCAAATCACCCTGCATGGAATACCGGCGCGGTGCTGGAATTGGATTTCGCGGATAAGGCACTTCAAGGGTACCAGATCCACATCGTACAGAAAGAGAAGGATTTAATAAAGTTGCAGGACCGCACTTTCTCCGATAATTACATGCAAGTGCTGAACGACTTGCTCAATAGCCCGGATTACGAAGCTTATGTGGATAGCAAAGCCGTAGAAGAATGGGAAAAGCATCATGCTGCATACTATGCCAAGCCCTTCAACGGACTGGCATCCTATAGTCTGACAAAGCTATTGAAGCATGCGAAACGAACATTATTCAACCGCCAAATTGATTACAACATGATCTGGCACAACATGTTCATCGAAAGCAACAAATGGCTCGTAGAAAGAGCCATTCGAAATAAGATGAAGCAGCAGTAGACTGCTGCGATTAGATCACTGTAATTTGCTTGCTGAATTCTGCAAGGCTTGGATGCTTGGGATTCAAATCCGTAATCAGGTAACTGATATCCTTCAATGGACATACGCGCAATTTCTGATTGGAGTTCAATTTCTCCACAATGCTCAATACGCCCAATTTCTGGGAGCAGCGGATCATGGCCTTCTTGATCTGAACGACTTCCCAATCCGAGTCCGTCACCCCTTCTTCCACCGAGAGACTGTTCGTCCCCAGCAAACAAAGATCAACTTTGATGTCCGTAAGCTCGTTGATCACTTGCGATCCGGATACCACATTGGTGTTCCGGCTAAGTTTCCCACCGATCAGGATCACCTCCAGATTTTCTTTCTCCGCGAGCTCCAAAGCCACCAGTGGACTGATGGTAAAAAAGGTGCATTGGATATCTTTGGGCACCAAACGCGCTAATTCTATCATGCTGGTACCACCTCCGACCAGGATCGTCATGCCGCTTTTGATCAGCGATATCGCTTTGGAAGCAATTTCCTTCTTGGCCTCCTTTGCATAGACGTTCCCTTCCTGAAAAGGATATTGAAACGATTTAGAGAGTGCACCCCCATAAACTTTTAAAACCTTCCCACTTTCCGCCAACTCATTCAAGTCGCGACGGATGGTGTCTTCCGAAACATTTAACTGTACACTCAAGTCCGAGGAAAGGACTTTATTATGGATATTAATCTGATGTATAATGTAGGCTTGCCGTTCTTCCTTTAACATATTCTAAAAAGTATTTGACTATAAAAATAAAATATTATCAGGATTTTTCGCTTTTATTCTCATCCTGACCGTCATTTTGTGTTCCTTTATTTTTCACGACAAATCTCGGCTTAAAGCCTGTCGATTTCTTTTCCTTTTTTATCTCAGCTTCCGGATTAGTCGGCTCACCAGCATCCCCCTCCGTTGAATCCTCTGGTTTCAAGGCAGATGCAGGACTTTCTGTAGACTCATCTTTCGTCTGGATTTGGGATTTTATCTTTGGTTTGAATCCGAGTTTTACAGGTTTAGCGGCATCGGATGCAGCAGATGTTTCGTCGGGACTTTTAATTTCTTCTTGGTCATCCTCTTGTTTTGGGACCTGAGCAGCCTTAAACCGTGGGGTAAAACCCTTCGGTTTTGACGGATTCGGTTCTGTATCGGGAGTATCTTGATTGTCTTCCGCCTTACGGTCCGCCGTATCATCCACTTTTACCGGAGGTGCACTCGCTTTGAATCTCGGTGTGAAACCCTTAGGTTTCGCTGTGCTCACAGGCGTCTCTTCCTTATTCGGTTGCGCATCTTCCTTGTTGTCAGCGGCCTCTACCTTTTTCGGAGGTGTTGCCGCTTTGAAACGTGGCTTGAAGCCAGCCGGTTTTGAGGATGGAGCTGCCTCTGCATCAGAAGAAGTCGTTTTAGGCGTATCTGTGGGATTCTTATCAACCCCACCCTCAATACCTTCTTCAACTTGCTTGGGCGGCGCAGCGGCCTTGAAACGGGGCTTAAAACCGGAAGGCGCAGCAGGCTTCTTCTCTTCCGTGGTCAAATCTCCAGGCCTCTCTGGAATTTCCGGCGTAGATTGAGTTGTCTTCGGTCTAAACTTCGGTGTAAAGCCGGCTGGTTTCGCTGGCTCCGTCTCCTTAACCTCAGGTTGATCTTCAGTAGGTTTGGCAACCGCAGCTGCTTTAAATTTCGGACGGAATCCGGCAGGTTTGGAAGCTCCCTCAACTGGCGGAGTTGCTACAGGCACGGTTTCCGCTTTCTTCTCCGCAGGAGGAATTTCCACAGAAATCTCTTCGAGCAGGAAATCCTTGCGCAGTCGATTGAACCAAAATTTCTTGCTATGATCAAAGCTTTTCTCACCCATCAATGCATAATCGCGATCAAATTCCTGATACAGCTCAGGACGTTCCTGTCGCAATGCATGAAGGTCGATCTTCTTCTTGGTGAAAAATTCAGTGAATGTTAGCATATACAAATGTATACATTTAGACACAAAAAAAGAGGGCAAAGCCCTCTTCCTGATTTCTATTGCGCTTGTTGCGTGTTAATCCATGTTGTGGTAAACCGCTTGCACATCATCGTCTTCTTCGATCTTATCGATCAATTTCAATACGTCGGCAGCTTGCTCTTCAGTAAGATCCGTATGCGAAAGGGCAATACGTTCCAATTTTGCTGAGCTCACTTCGATACCTTTTTCTTCCAATAAGCGCTGCATGTTTCCGAAGTCCTCAAAAGAAGTCTGTACAACGACTACATCGTTTCCTTCTTCGTCTGCCTCCACATATAATTCTTCAAGACCACCATCGATCAATTCCAATTCCAGTTCTTCCACATCCAATTCTTCACTTGCCGGAAAACGGAAGATAGACTTGCGTTGGAAAATAAAATCAAGAGATCCTGTTTTTCCCAAGGAACCACCGGATTTGGTGAAGTAACTACGGATGTTGGCAACCGTTCTATTGGTATTATCGGTTGCTGTTTCGATCAGCACCGGTACGCCATGTGGGCCGTATCCTTCATATACAAACTCTTCATAGCCTTTGGAATCCTTTTCCGAAGCTCTTTTTATGGCTGCTTCCACACGGTCTTTCGGCATGTTGACAGCCTTAGCGTTCTGGACAGCGGTACGTAAGCGTGAGTTATTCTCCGGGTGAGGACCGCCTTCTTTTACTGCGATTGCAATTTCTTTTCCAAGACGCGTAAATTGAACGGCCATCTTGGCCCAGCGTTTAAATTTCCTTTCTTTTCTGAATTCGAAAGCTCTACCCATTTTATTTTAGTTTTGTTTTAAGATTCTCTAGCATATCTTTTGTCATTCCTGCCAGATCAAATGTTGGAGCCCAACCCCAGTCATTCCGTGCCGTGTCATCATTGATGCTCTTTGGCCATGAATCCGCAATTGCCTGACGTGGGTCATTGTCTGCGTAGGAGATTTCAAAATTAGGGAGAATTTTTTTAATTTCTTCAGCTATTTGCTTCGGCGTAAAACTTATACCTGCCAAATTGTAGCTGGAACGGATGGTCAACTGCTCTGCTGGAGCATCCATCAATTCAATGGTACCGCGTACGGCATCATCCATATACAGCATCGGTAGCTCTGTATTTTCCGAAAGGAAGGACGTATATTTTCCCTGACGGATGGCTTCGAAGAAGATGTGCACCGCATAATCTGTTGTGCCACCTCCCGGTTCAGTACGCCATGAAATAATCCCCGGATAACGCACGCTGCGAATATCCAAGCCATAACGGTTATGGTAGTATTCCACTAAACGCTCACCGGAAAGTTTACTGATACCATAGATACTATTTGGATCCATGACACAGTATTGCGGCGTATCCACTTTCGGAGAATGTGGACCGAATACCGCAATGGAACTAGGCCAGAAGATTTTCTTGATACCCAATTCTACGGCAAGATCCAAGACATTCAATAAGCCGTTCATATTCAGATCCCATGCTTTCTGCGGATATTGCTCTCCTGTTGCGGATAACATCGCCGCCAATAAATAGATCTGCGTGGGTTTATATTTCAGCATAAGGGCTTTGATCGCCTCTTTATCCAATACGTTCAAGGTTTCGAATATTTCACCTTCGCCTATTTCCTTCGGTTCACGGATGTCTGAGGTAATGACGTTCTCCATACCGAACTTCTTGCGCAGCGCTGCTGCTAATTCCGAACCAATTTGGCCATTGGCTCCGATCATCAATATAACTTCTTTCATTATGAAATGATAGTTTTATAAAAGTTATTACTATTATCAACAATTAATATGGCGAAATTACCAATTAAATGCCTGAATATGATGTTTTACAACATTTTGCGCAAACGTATGATTTAATTATGGACTATCAAAAATTGCACAAAAAATTTACGGCGGAAAAAGGCTTTTCCCAATGAAAGATTATCAACAAACACAGCGATTACCTGAACGATTCACAGCAAAGACGCAATAATGTTGAATATTATTCCAAGGTCTTGTTTTTCAGTTATGAAAACCTAAAAATTATAGGGATAATAACTGTTTATTTAGTATGTTTGTTCCCTTAATACAATCAAAATTTTTTAAAATTTAACGCAAGAAATCACTATGAAAGTTGCAGTAGTAGGCGCGACAGGTTTAGTCGGGTCAGAAATGTTGACAGTTTTAGCGGAACGTAATTTCCCAGTTTCTGAATTGATCCCCGTAGCTTCTGAAAGAAGTAAGGGTAAGGAAATCGAATTCAAGGGAAAGAAGTACAAGGTCGTTACAGCAACTGAAGCTATTGCACTGAAACCCGATGTGGCGTTGTTTTCTGCAGGCGGAAGCACGTCTACCGAGTTCGCTCCCCAATTTGCGGAAGCTGGCATCACAGTTATCGACAACTCCTCGGCATGGCGGATGGATCCATCCAAGAAATTGGTGGTACCGGAAGTGAACGGCGATGTGTTGACAGCCGATGACAAGATCATCGCCAACCCGAACTGTTCGACCATCCAAATGGTCGTGGTCTTGAAACCATTGCACGAAAAATATAAAATCAAACGCGTTGTCGTATCGACCTACCAATCTGTAACAGGAACCGGTGTAAAAGCTGTTGATCAATTGATGAACGAGCGCCAAGGTGTCGAAGGCGAAAAAGCATATCCGTACCAGATCGACCTGAATGTCATCCCACACATTGATGTGTTCCAAGAGAACGGCTATACCAAGGAAGAGATGAAGATGATTTTGGAAACAAACAAGATCATGGGTGATGATTCCATCAAAGTAACAGCGACTACCGTGCGTATCCCTGTTATCGGTGGGCACTCGGAGTCGGTGAACATTGAATTTGAAAACGAATTTGATCTTGCTGATGTTCGTGCAGCGCTAGAAGCACAGGAAGGTGTGATCGTTGTTGACAACCCTGCCAACTTGGAATACCCAATGCCTAAGGATGCACATGGTAAAGACGAGGTGTTCGTTGGCCGTATCCGTCGTGATGAAACGCAGCCCAAAACCCTGAATCTATGGGTGGTTGCTGACAATCTGCGCAAAGGAGCTGCAACCAACGCGGTACAGGTCGCAGAATTACTGAAAGCGAAAAATTTAATATAATTACCATCAAGAGCGGGCTCATACAAATGAGCCCGCTCTTTTTTTGCGTATTTAAATCTCATCTCCAGCGCAATCTTTTCCCAAGGAATTGCACATACCCCAATCATATTCCAATGTAACAATCGTCCATCAAAGGGAACCCTTTGTAACGATGTCCTCAGTTATCGACTATTCGACAGTGTCTTCTCCTAACAATAGATACCCCAAGAATCGACAGTACCCACAAAAAAAATAAGCCACCCTTTTGGGGCAGCTTATTTCTATCGTTATATAAAAATATACTTCTTATCTAACCGGCGTAAATTCGTAAGTATCATCAAAGAATGAACTTCCGCTGTTACCCGTTGTGATATATCCTTTACCTTTTACGGCAAAACCTACAGCGTTGATTCTTGCAGAAGGTAATGATTGGCTACCGTCAGACCAAGAGTCATCAGCAGGATTGTATTTCCATACGGTTGGAACTACACCTGACAATGATTGACCGCTAACAACGTATCCATTGCCACCTACAGTGAATGCAGAAGCTTTGAAGCGTCTAGCGTCTCTTGTAGAGTTGCTCAAGTCACCTTTCTTCGTCCATGTAGTTCCATCAAATGCGTGGAAGTCATTTGAAGGCTGTCCATTGGAGTAACCACCACCGATATATGCAACATTATTGATTACGAATGCAAAAGCATAAGCCGGTTTAACCGTGAATTTACCTGCATTGATCTGTGACCATTTATCCGCTTTAGGATCGTATTTATAGAAATCCAAGTAACCTTGATCAGTTGCTTCGTTAGTACCTAAACCAACATATGCGAACTCACCGATTGTGAAAGCTACTGCACCCACACGGCCTTCACCAGGGAAATCAGCTACTTTCTTCCAAGTTTTTCCAGCTGGATCGTATTGGTAGAAATCTTTCAAATAACCAGATTCCTCACCATCAGCACCATATCCTAAACCTACATATCCTTTACCACTAACACCGAAAGCTACGGCACCGTGACGCAAAGGACCATTAAAATCAGCAATTCTAGTCCATGATGAACCGTCAAATGAATAACCATCACTCAACAATTCGTTGTTCTTCATTTTACCACCAACCACATACGCTACATCTCCCAAGGTAAATGTTGCAGCTAAATTTCTAGGGCTACCTACAAATGCATTGGATCTTTCCCATTCTGTTGGACCTGAATCGGTTTCTGTTTCATCTTCTTTCTTACAAGAATTAAAGATTGTCATTGCGAAGGCTCCTATCAAAAGTAGTACAAGCCAATTTCTCTTATTCATAGACTATTTAAATTTTGTATATACGATATTTAATTTAACTTTCGGTTTGTTGTTCTGTGTTGCCAGAACGGTCGTGTTCACTCTGTTTCGCAACTCATTGGACGACAAAGATAATAATAAGGATCTATCCTCGTAATTCGGCAGGGTGGTACTCTTGATGTACTCGATCATATTGAACACATAGCGTCCATTTCTACCGGTACTCGTTCCCACAATATAAGATCCCAACTGGATATTGTTCGTAAATGGTTGTGCGATATACGTTACTGGATTTCCCAATTCAGAAACAAATAAAATCGGACTGGTTCCTGCCGGTAGGTTTCCCAGGTGGCTGGAAGCAATTTCAATTTCCAATTCAGCCTTGTTGATGGCAATACCCGGCTGTTGCATAAATTCTTTCAGACCCGGAAATTTGATCTCCGTCGCAACACCTGTCCCTCCCTGTACGAAAGTTACTCCCTGCGTAGCTGTTGCCGGTACGGGTTTTTTCGTGGATAAGGTGGCGTATGCTGTTTGGCTGCGATCAGCTTCCATCTGGTTGTATTGGTAAGCCTTTTCGCCCATGCGGATCAAACGTGCACCCTTCTTCTTGAAACCATCGGTTCCCATATAAGAGTAGTTCACGCGTAATTCCAATGTGTCTTGAAAACTTACGAATGCTGTATTCTCATTTCCTGGACGTAGGGTAATTCCCTTGAAGAAATCCTGGAAATTAGCCTCCGAATTGAAGGCGATGTTGTTGGCTTTAATCTTAGTGAAGAAATCCTGCCCCAAAGCGTCACTCAAACGGATCGCAAGACTATCCATCTTGTTCACGTGTGGAAGGAAATTCACGGAACCCAATGCTTCTTCAGCGTAGGCAAATTTAGTCTGTCCAAAAATCGCAGGTCCAGTCACATAGATCGGAACCACCTGCCCCGTAATATTGGAAGCCTGTAAGGTTGTCGTTTCTAGGGATTGTGTCAGACGATGCGCTGTAATGGTCTGTCTTTTGGTGGTATCCCCGTAGGCATATCTTTTAGAGCTCGGTTTAAGGACCAAGGTAAGCGAGTCGAATTCCGCTCCCGTTGGGATCTCCACATTGTTACCTGTAGGGTTCAATCGGAAATAGGATGAGGAAGTCAAGATTCCCGCTGTTGGGTGGTTCATCCGACCGACCAAGATCGCTCCTGAAGCAGACGTCGGGATATTCGGCATCAATACCGTGGAAACAACCGAGGAAAGGCTGTCCTCTCCGGTTACATTCAGGTTGTCTATATTTTCGTTATCCAACGAAATATTCATATCCTTATCGCAACTTGCCGTAAAAATGGCTGCACTTAAACTTAGGGTAGCAAAAAGAATTAATCGTAGTTGTTTAATCATATTAATCTTCAGTCTTGCAAAAACAGCTTACTAAATGTTCAATTTTCCGGATTGGTTAAAAATCGGGATCTTTAATTTCACTTGTCTTTCGGTCAACACCGTTCAGTAATTGTTTTTGTCACCTGCACACTCAATTACTCACTTAACGCAAAAGTACATTGATTCGCGACATTTCTATAGTATTCAAATGTTAATCAATGTTATAATTTGTTAAAAGGGCGCTTTTATTTATGCGGAGCAAATCTACTAATTTAAATTTGTTTTAATTATGTTAAAAAAGTATAAAATATTGTTGGTAGCCATTATTCTCACCGCCAGTGGAATCATTGCTGTACTGAGTTTTTGGCTACACGGCAGCTATTTTGGACATAAACAATTTTATTTGGGCATGACTGAAAGAGCATTGTTTGACGTTGTACAGGATTTTTACAATGAAAATGAGGAGGCCATTCAGCGTGACAACCAGAATCAACGTTCTGCCCGAATTGAACGCCTATCCCTCGCCTTTAAGGACAGATACCCCCAAATAAATACCGATACAGCCAAGAAAATCATCGAACAGATGAATTTTGGCCGTCGCCCGTCCACCGACTCAACCAATACGGCCGACACGGCGAATTTCCGACGGAAAATGGGTGAACATTTCATATCGTCCTATGTTGTGCGCAGCATCAATTGGACCGATGTGGTCGTAGATTCCCTTGAACTCAGATTGACCGTAGCCTTAAAAGCGCGAAATGTTTACAGCCCTTTTGCTCTAAAAATAAGCAGTCTACCCAATGAGGACGAGCGGGAACGGGATTTCTACAAACAACGATTCCGTGAGAGCAAAACCCGCCCGATCGCTGTTGACCCGGCCAAAAACCTCTACCTCGAAGTTGATTTTGATAACCCTACCCTACTTTTACTGCGCTTCATCGCCTGGCAGATTATCTTCAGCGTCATTTTGGCCATCGCACTGATCTGTACATTTATCAGCTTGCTTGCCACGATCCGTAAACAGAATGAGCTGGCAACGATGCGAAAGGCTTTTGTCAACAACATGACGCATGAATTAAAGACACCTGTATCCACGGTAATGGCCGCAATTGAGTCCATCCAACGCTATGGTGCCATGGATGACAAGGAACGCATGAGCCGCTACCTCTCGATATCCAGGCAGGAGCTGGAGCACCTTTCCAATATGATCGAACGCGTGCTTCAGGTGGATGTCGCGGAAACAAATGGCGTTTTACTGGATAAGAAAACATTTAACCTCCAATCCCTAGTACAGGAATGCCTGGATAACACACAGCTGTTTGCCAAGAAAACCGTTGAAATCGATTACAGCAGTATAGGGACGGATTTTCAGGTGCTGGCCGACCCGGCACACATCAAGAATGTAATCAGCAACCTTTTGGACAATGCATTGAAATATGCAGGTGATCCCGTAAAGATTAAGGTTACTTTGCAGGACCACGGACAAGATGTAACTTTAACCCTGACCGATAATGGAATTGGTATCCCAAAAGCTTACCAAAAAGGGGTATTCGACCTGTTTTTCCGTGTTCCTTCCGGCAATATCCACAATGTTAAAGGATTTGGACTCGGATTGGCTTACGTAAAGCAGATTATCGTGCAGCACCAAGGAACCATCGAACTCAAAAGCGAAGAAGGAGTTGGCAGTACTTTTGTGATTACATTACCAAAAGAAGGGAAATGACAAACATTCTTTATGTCGAAGATGAAGAAAGCCTAGCGATGATCGTATCGGACAGCTTGCAAGCACACGGTTTTATGGTCCGCCATGTCACCAATGGGCAGCAGGCGCTAGTCTTCCACAATAAATACCGTCCAGATATCATTGTCCTGGATGTGATGATGCCACTGATGGATGGTTTTACCGTTGCCAAGGAAATCCGCAAGACGGATCTACTGACACCGATCATCTTCCTTACAGCAATGACGCAAACCGAAGACGTAGTCGCTGGGTTCAAACTGGGCGCGAACGACTATATCCGGAAACCCTTCAAAATCGAGGAGCTCATCGTCCGCATTGAAGCGGCACTGAAAAAGAATGGACAGAGCATGGCACCAAGCAAGCTCATCATCGGCGATTACACCTTGGACTGCATCAAGAGCCTCCTGACCTTTGGTGACAGCTCGGAAAAACTATCCTATAGGGAAGTGGAATTGTTGAAACGCCTGATCGAACAAAAAGATAAGGTCGTGCCTCGCGATGAGATTATCCGTACGTACTGGAGCAATGACACCTATTTTACGGGCCGCAGCTTGGATGTATTCATCAGTAGGATCCGGAAATACCTGGCTCAGGACGAGCGCATCAAGATATCGAACATCCGAGGTGTGGGCTACATGCTATCGGTCGATTAATCCCAATAAAAAGAAACCTATGAAAGCTTTAATTATAGTCGATGTTCAAAATGATTTCCTACCCGGTGGTTCCCTAGAGGTTTCCCGTGGCGATGAAATCATTCCCATCATCAATCATATCCAAAAAGATTACAACTTGGTCGTCGCCACCCAGGATTGGCACCCCGAAAACCATAAAAGTTTCGCCAGCCAGCATCCCGACAAATTACCTTTCGAACAGATTGACCTCGATGGACTTGCACAGATCCTTTGGCCTGACCACTGTATCCAAGGATCCTATGGTGCGGAATTCGCGGATGAACTTAACACGGACCGTATCGAAGCCATCTTCCGTAAGGGAATGGAAGAACGGATAGACAGCTATAGTGGATTCTTCGACAACGGAAAGCGCAAAGATACCGGACTGTCCGGCTACCTGAAAGCACGAGGCGTAACGGAAGTCCATGTTTGCGGCCTGGCAGCTGACTTTTGCGTTTACTTCACTGCCCTCGATGCCCTCACCGAAGGGTTCAAAACCAGCATTATCTCAAAAGCCACAAAAGCAATCGATAAAGGTGCCTTCATCGAAAAGAAAAACAATTTCATCCAAAACGGAGGGCTGTTGACTTAATAGATATTAGATTTGAGATATGAGATGTGAGATATGTGGCAGACCTGTCGAATCTCAGAAGAAGAAAATAGGTAAATTCAATACATCAGTACATTTTGTTGCTCATCTTAAATTATGAAAGCTATGGAATTCATCTTCAAAAAAGAATATTATAAACCGAATAAGGAAGAGGTCGTAACTGAGAGGTTTGTTCAGATAAGACCCATTAAATCTGTATCATGCGAATTTGAGGGCAACATTAACCTTAGGAACTTACGCATAGGTAATGTATAAATAAATTATTCATCTGGTGATTTCATGCTATTTTGTTAGGGTACAGCAAAATGGTTAACACAGGCATTTAAACGGTCTTATTAAGATCATGCACATTGAGGAATTGAGTAACCACTACGCAAAATAGTGATTACTTAAACCCCATTAAACGTGCGAATATTATTAAATTTATGAATTATCACATCCTGAACAGCAAAGGAGAAGCTTTACAAGTTAAGGCTTTCCA is a genomic window containing:
- a CDS encoding CapA family protein, with product MSESTKHKFIFVGDVVLQSQPHFDAGMQALMAAAQIRGCNFEAPLQGLGQPIRKTGPHVAQRPEAPLWLKELGFNLYNLANNHIFDYGADAMYKTEEAIGIEHVIGISNDDAAYGMTLKHLDGVKYGFLAYGENGYGALNGDRMDGHAWVNAPQVNQQINNYSKEADILIVQVHAGVELLNVPIPEWRQRYRELIDQGADMVIAHHPHIVQGVEEYKGKPIFYSLGNFYFDYPSNHPAWNTGAVLELDFADKALQGYQIHIVQKEKDLIKLQDRTFSDNYMQVLNDLLNSPDYEAYVDSKAVEEWEKHHAAYYAKPFNGLASYSLTKLLKHAKRTLFNRQIDYNMIWHNMFIESNKWLVERAIRNKMKQQ
- a CDS encoding YebC/PmpR family DNA-binding transcriptional regulator encodes the protein MGRAFEFRKERKFKRWAKMAVQFTRLGKEIAIAVKEGGPHPENNSRLRTAVQNAKAVNMPKDRVEAAIKRASEKDSKGYEEFVYEGYGPHGVPVLIETATDNTNRTVANIRSYFTKSGGSLGKTGSLDFIFQRKSIFRFPASEELDVEELELELIDGGLEELYVEADEEGNDVVVVQTSFEDFGNMQRLLEEKGIEVSSAKLERIALSHTDLTEEQAADVLKLIDKIEEDDDVQAVYHNMD
- a CDS encoding DeoR/GlpR family DNA-binding transcription regulator yields the protein MLKEERQAYIIHQINIHNKVLSSDLSVQLNVSEDTIRRDLNELAESGKVLKVYGGALSKSFQYPFQEGNVYAKEAKKEIASKAISLIKSGMTILVGGGTSMIELARLVPKDIQCTFFTISPLVALELAEKENLEVILIGGKLSRNTNVVSGSQVINELTDIKVDLCLLGTNSLSVEEGVTDSDWEVVQIKKAMIRCSQKLGVLSIVEKLNSNQKLRVCPLKDISYLITDLNPKHPSLAEFSKQITVI
- a CDS encoding Kelch repeat-containing protein — translated: MTIFNSCKKEDETETDSGPTEWERSNAFVGSPRNLAATFTLGDVAYVVGGKMKNNELLSDGYSFDGSSWTRIADFNGPLRHGAVAFGVSGKGYVGLGYGADGEESGYLKDFYQYDPAGKTWKKVADFPGEGRVGAVAFTIGEFAYVGLGTNEATDQGYLDFYKYDPKADKWSQINAGKFTVKPAYAFAFVINNVAYIGGGYSNGQPSNDFHAFDGTTWTKKGDLSNSTRDARRFKASAFTVGGNGYVVSGQSLSGVVPTVWKYNPADDSWSDGSQSLPSARINAVGFAVKGKGYITTGNSGSSFFDDTYEFTPVR
- a CDS encoding aspartate-semialdehyde dehydrogenase, which gives rise to MKVAVVGATGLVGSEMLTVLAERNFPVSELIPVASERSKGKEIEFKGKKYKVVTATEAIALKPDVALFSAGGSTSTEFAPQFAEAGITVIDNSSAWRMDPSKKLVVPEVNGDVLTADDKIIANPNCSTIQMVVVLKPLHEKYKIKRVVVSTYQSVTGTGVKAVDQLMNERQGVEGEKAYPYQIDLNVIPHIDVFQENGYTKEEMKMILETNKIMGDDSIKVTATTVRIPVIGGHSESVNIEFENEFDLADVRAALEAQEGVIVVDNPANLEYPMPKDAHGKDEVFVGRIRRDETQPKTLNLWVVADNLRKGAATNAVQVAELLKAKNLI
- a CDS encoding NAD-dependent epimerase/dehydratase family protein, with protein sequence MKEVILMIGANGQIGSELAAALRKKFGMENVITSDIREPKEIGEGEIFETLNVLDKEAIKALMLKYKPTQIYLLAAMLSATGEQYPQKAWDLNMNGLLNVLDLAVELGIKKIFWPSSIAVFGPHSPKVDTPQYCVMDPNSIYGISKLSGERLVEYYHNRYGLDIRSVRYPGIISWRTEPGGGTTDYAVHIFFEAIRQGKYTSFLSENTELPMLYMDDAVRGTIELMDAPAEQLTIRSSYNLAGISFTPKQIAEEIKKILPNFEISYADNDPRQAIADSWPKSINDDTARNDWGWAPTFDLAGMTKDMLENLKTKLK